The Enterobacter asburiae genomic sequence ACATTTTCGTTAACGTGGCGCTGATTTTCACGTCGTTTATGCACGCCCTGCAGATGGTGATGCTGAAAAACGGCCTGCCGAAAGACGGCCCGCAGATGACGGGCTGGCAGCAGCTGCGCGTGTTTATTTTCGGCGTGTTTGAACTGCTGGTGTGGATGAAAAAGTTTAAGGCGCAGGTGAAGAAGTAAGGGGCGGCCTGATGCCCTCACCCTAACCCTCTCCCACAGGGAGAGGGGACCGTTCGTGCATTATTCCGTCCTGAACCCCTCAAACCGCGTCCCTTTGTAGCTCAACGTCCCTTTATCCCCCACCGTCAGCTGATGGTACTGCTGCGCCTCCAGGCGGAAGGTCATCTCCAGGCCGCCCGTTTCCGGCTTAAAGCTCGCTTCATAGCGCATTGCTGTGCCCGCAGGTGTCACCTGCTGCTGGCGCGAGCGGCGGTCGTTGAGCGGTTTCTCGCGTTTGTTGGTCACCTCCACGCGCTTTTGCATCAGCGGCGCGGCATCGTTATCCGCCTTCTCGCGGCGCTGCTGCACGAAACGGAACGAGGCGGCAATGACGATAATCGCCACCACGATAATGAAAAAAAGCGGCATCTTGCTCATTCGACAATCCCATCAGATTTTGCGGAATTAAGGATACCTTGCCTCCCCCGCCATTGCCAAACGCCCGCCCGCGTCACTACACTGGATCAGAAACTGATTATTCAGACTTAACAGATACAGGGAGTTAATATGCTTTGGTCATTTATCGCTGTCTGTTTTTCCGCATGGCTTTATGTCGATGCGTCGTACCGCGGTCCCACCTGGCAGCGCTGGTTGTTTAAACCGGTCACGCTGTTGCTCCTGCTGCTGCTGGCCTGGCAAGCGCCGATGTTCAACGCCGTCAGCTATCTGGTGCTCGCCGGGCTGTGTGCATCCCTGATTGGCGATGCCTTAACCCTGCTGCCGCGCCAGCGTCTGCTGTACGCCGTTGGGGCGTTCTTCCTGTCGCATCTGCTCTATACCATCTACTTTGCCAGCCAGATGACGCTCTCCTTCTTCTGGCCGCTGCCGCTGGTGCTGCTGGTGATTGGCGCACTGCTGATTGCGGTGATCTGGTCGCGTCTGGAAGAGATGCGTTTGCCGGTCTGTACCTTTATCGCCATGACGCTGGTGATGGTGTGGCTGGCGGGCGAGCTGTGGTTCTTCCGTCCGACCGCTCCGGCGATGTCCGCGTTCTTCGGCGCCGCGCTGCTGCTGATCGGGAATGTCGTCTGGCTGGGCAGCCACTATCGCCGCCGCTTCCGGGCGGATAACGCGATTGCCTCCGCGTGTTACTTTGCCGGGCATTTCCTGATTGTGCGTTCGCTGTATATCTAAATAGCGCTTGACTCTGGAGTCGACTCCAGAGTGTATGCTGCGGTTAATGAGAAAATTATCATTGCCGGAGACTGCCATGTCGACTCCAGAAATACCTAAAAAAGTTCCTCAATTCTCGGCACTTAAGCTCAGCCCGGCTCCGTCGAAAGACGACTGCTGCTGCGAAGGCGCGTGCGAAACGCCAACTCAACCCCTTCCTGAAAGCGGGAACCGCTTCAGCTGGGTCGTCAACGGCATGGACTGCGCGGCCTGCGCCCGCAAGGTGGAAAACGCCGTCAAGCAGGTGCCGGGCGTGAGCCACGTTCAGGTGCTGTTTGCCACCGAAAAGCTGCTGGTCAGCGCCGATAACGACGTCAGCAAACAGGTTGAAGCCGCCGTCAGCAAGGCGGGCTATACCCTGCGCAGCGAAACGGCGCCCGTTGAAAAAGCCTCCTCACTGAAAGAAAACCTGCCGCTCATTACCCTCATCATCATGATGGCCCTGAGCTGGGGTCTGGAGCAGATTAACCATCCGTTCGGCAATCTGGCATTTATCGCCACCACGCTGGTCGGCCTGTTCCCGATTGCCCGTCAGGCGCTGCGCCTGATGAAAAGCGGCAGCTGGTTTGCCATCGAAACGCTGATGAGCGTGGCGGCAATCGGCGCGATGTTCATTGGCGCGACGGCGGAAGCGGCGATGGTGCTGCTGCTGTTCTTAATCGGCGAACGTCTTGAGGGCTGGGCGGCGAGCCGGGCGCGTAAAGGGGTCAGCGCGCTGATGGCGCTGAAGCCGGAAACCGCCACTCGCGTGATAAACGGCACGCGTGAAACGGTCGCCATCAACACGCTGCGCCCGGGCGACGTGATTGAAGTGGCCGCAGGGGGGCGTCTGCCCGCAGACGGCGCGCTGCTTACCGCCACCGCGAGCTTTGATGAAAGCGCCCTGACCGGGGAATCCATTCCGGTAGAGCGTGCCGCGGGTGAAAAAGTGCCTGCTGGTGCCACCAGCGTCGACCGTCTGGTGCAGCTCACCGTGCTTTCCGAGCCGGGCGACAGCGCCATCGACCGTATCCTGAAGCTGATTGAAGAGGCAGAGGAGCGCCGCGCGCCGGTCGAACGCTTTATCGATCGCTTCAGCCGGATTTATACCCCTGCCATCATGCTGGTTGCCCTGCTGGTCACCGTCGTCCCGCCGCTGTTCTTTGGCGCGCCGTGGGAGGGCTGGATTTATAAAGGGCTGACGCTGCTGCTGATTGGCTGCCCGTGCGCGCTGGTGATTTCCACCCCGGCGGCGATTACCTCAGGTCTGGCGGCAGCGGCACGTCGCGGCGCGCTGATTAAGGGCGGCGCGGCGCTGGAACAGCTGAGCCAGGTTCAGCATATCGCCTTCGATAAAACCGGTACGTTAACCGTCGGCAAGCCGCAGGTGATCGGCGTATATCCGCAGGAAACCAGTGAAGATGAGCTGCTTACATTGGCCGCCGCCGTTGAACAGGGGTCCACTCACCCCCTGGCGCAGGCGATTGTGCGAGAAGCGCAGTCGCGCGGGCTGAACATCCCTCCGGCAACCGCCCAGCGGGCGCTGGTCGGGTCAGGGATTGAGGCCACCGTTGACGGTAAAAAGGTGCTGATTGTCGCGGCGGGCAAGTCTTCCAGTCCAGAGGTTGAGGCGTTAGAACAGACCGGACAAACCGTCGTGACCGTCCTGCAGGACGGCGTCGCGAAGGGAATGCTGGCGCTGCGCGATACCCTGCGCGATGACGCAAAAGAAGCCGTGGCGGCGCTGCACAAGCTGGGCGTGCAGGGCGTTATTCTCACCGGTGATAACCCTCGCGCGGCGGCAGCGATTGCCGGTGAGCTGGGGCTGGAGTTTAAAGCCGGATTGTTGCCTGCGGATAAGGTCAGCGCCGTGACGGAACTGAACGCTCGCGGGCCGCTGGCAATGGTCGGTGACGGGATTAACGACGCCCCGGCGATGAAAGCGTCCACCATTGGTATTGCGATGGGCAGCGGGACCGACGTGGCGCTGGAGACGGCCGACGCGGCATTGACGCACAACCGCCTGACCGGGCTGGCGCAGATGATTAGCCTGGCGCGGGCGACGCGGGCCAACATCCGTCAGAACATCGGCATTGCGCTCGGTCTGAAAGGGATTTTCCTCGTGACGACCCTGCTCGGCATGACCGGACTGTGGCTGGCGGTGCTGGCGGATACCGGGGCAACGGTGCTGGTGACGGCGAACGCGCTCCGGCTGCTGCGTCGCCGATAAAAAAAGCCCGGTGGCGCTAACGCTTACCGGGCCTCCATGTCCTGCTAACTCATCGGTCGGGTAAGGCGAAGCCGCCACCCGACTTTTTTATAAGAAATAGCTCATCGCCAGGCCTAAAAACAGCACCAGACCGACGTAGTTGTTGTTCATAAACGCTTTAAAGCATGCGTCGCGCTCACGCTTAGCAATCAGCTTTTGCTGGTACGCAAACAGCAGTCCCGCCACCAGTACGGACCAGTAAAACTCCCAGTTCAGCCCGTTCAGGCGACCGATCGCGACCATCAGCGCCAGTACCGCGACCTGCAGGATACCGATAATCAGCTTGTCCTGACGACCAAAGAGGATGGCGGTGGATTTGATGCCAATCTTCAGGTCATCGTCGCGATCTACCATCGCGTATTGCGTGTCATACGCCACGGCCCAGAGAATGTTCGCCAGGAACATCAGCCAGCAGCTGAGCGGTAAGGACTCACTAACCGCCGCAAACGCCATCGGAATCGACCAGCCAAACGCCGCGCCCAGCACCACCTGAGGCAGGTGGGTATAGCGCTTCATAAAGGGATATACCCAGGCCAACGCCAGCGCCGCAACGGAAAGCAGAATGGTCATGGTGTTGAGGGTTAACACCAGCAGGAAAGAGAGCAGCACCAGCACAATGAACAGCACGCGGGCTTCTTTCCCGCTGACCTGCCCGCTGGGTAACGGACGACCGGCAGTACGCTTAACATGACCGTCGAATTTACGATCGGCATAGTCATTCACCACGCAGCCCGCCGCGCGCATCAGCCAGACGCCGGCAACGAACACGGCCAGGATCCACAGCGGCGGCACGCCCGGCGTGGCGAGCCACAGCGCCCACAGGGTCGGCCACAGCAGCAGTAACGCGCCAATGGGTTTATCGGTACGCATTAAGCGGTGATACGCCAACAGCTTATTCTGCGTCAGGCTCCACTCCATTTTTTCTTCCTCTTAGTACAACGGTGATGCAGGTAAAAAAAGCTCCGTCAGAATTAACGGTTTACCGCTCAGGCGAAGGCGGGAACGACGCCCCCAGAGTTCGGCATCACGACCAATCTCAATAAAATCCCGGGTAAGCTCAGACGAGGTAAAAAGGTAACGCCCCAGAGGCGTTTTCCCCAGACGTTGCAGCGCGAGCTCTGGCCCGGAAAGGGTGGACTCGGGGACCACCGTCCGCCCGGCAAGCCACGGCTCACCATCAGCACAGAGTAAAATTTCGCGCAGCCAGTAGCGTGGCTCTTGCGGCAGCAGCGGCAGCTCGCTGGCGATCTCATCGCCAGAGACAAACCCTTCCTGAATCAGGGTCACCGTGACCGTTTTACCCTGTTGCTCAAAACGTTTCGTCATGGAATCTTCCAGCAACAGCCAGTCCAGTTGCTGCGGATCAAGCGCAGGTATTTGGTCGAAATAGCGCAGCGCACGCAGTTGCGTTAGCGCAGGGTGTGACATGCCAGACTCTCCGATACATAACGTAATGGCATTGTATCGCAGAAACACGGATTGAGGGGGGCCAAACGTTATTTAACGATCACGATCGCAACATGGGCGCAACAGCCTGGCGGCTACGAAAAAAAGTGCGCCCACTCAGGCGCACCAAACTACTAACAAATCAGCACTGTGGGGAAACGGTTACCCCTTGCCTTTTACACTGCTGATAAAGGTGGAACGGGCAGTGGTTGAACCTAAACGTTCGGCTTCATCAAGCAGTTTTAGCGCTTTATCGACATCGCCGCGCTTCACCGCCTGCTTAATGGCGTTGTTGAAGTACTCTTCGGTGTCGTTCAGTACCGGCTCGGCTTTCTTAGCCGGGGCAGGCGCTGCGGTCGCCACCGGTGCGGCTGCCGTAGCAGCTGGCGCGGTATAGGCAGGAGCAGCAGTGTTACCTACAGTGACAGGGCCGGTGCCGGAGGAGCCAAACAGCGGGCCGACCAGCACGCTGGACGCATTGTTAGTTGAGACTTTCAGTTTAAGCAGGCCGTCGGTGACGTGGCGCGCTAACGGATCAGGGATATCCGGAACAGAGTTACCCGTTCCTTTGGCGTAGGCTTTTGCCGGATCGATAAGCTTAGTGGTCTGCTGTAGATCTTTTTCAGTCGTGAAAACCAGAACATAAATCTTCTGCTGTCCCAACGCTGGCGTCAGGCGCATTTTGCCTTCCAGACGGTCGGCGCTCATGACGCCAGGCTCCTGATAACTAAAGTACTCGCTTGGGAAGAAAGCAGACGGCGTCAGATTCTGATCCAGAATCAGAACGTTCGGTGCAAAAACGCTGGTTTGCTTGTTCACTTCGCTGGTCAGCGTCAGGGTTAGCTCACCAATGTTAGCCGGCACGCTGTAGGCGGCAACCGGCCCGGTGATACCCGGCACGTTCAGCTGCTGGCCACCCGTAGAAAGCTGTGTCGACTGGGTTTTGGATTGATCAACTGGCGTCCATGTCAGCTGCTGGAGGGCCGCCGCCGGGATAGCCGGCGCAGCGCTGGTATTTTGTGGCACGAAATTCACGTCTGCAAAGGAGACCGCCGGAACACAGGCCATCAGCCCCGCAGAGAGGCACAGCGCGACGAGACTTTTCTTCATTTTCATTGTTATTACCTCTGATAGCGTGAGCACTGCGGTGGCCAGGCAATAGCGCGCAGCACCCTAAGGATAGAGGGGCTTGCGCCCCTCTTTTTAGGTCATTACGTCAGGTCTAACGAATTACCACCAGATTTCCATCTGGGCACCGAAGGTCCACTCATCAGAGTCGCCGCGGCTGAAGGTTTTTGCGGACGTGTCGCTGTACGCAATACCAGAGTCATAGCCTGCACCGGAGTCGCCGTTCGCGTAGCCCCATTTCTCATCCCATTTCGCGTAGGTTGCGAAGACGCGGATAGCCGGACGGGACCAGATGCTGTCGCCAGCCTGCCATTGCTGTGCCAGGGTAATTTTGTACTGGCTGTTCGTGTCGTCAGTTTTCTGAGACTTGACGTTGTCGTAGCCCACTTCCAGCAGGGTGCTCATGATTGGCGTCCATTTGTACATAGGACGAACACCGACAGTCCACCATTTGGTGCCGTTGTTGTTATCCAGGTTGATGTCCTGGTACATACCCACGTACATCAGATCCCAGGAGTCGCCCAGAGAGATCGCACCGTGGTCCAGAACACGCCACATGTCGCCGTTGTTGTTGATGCTACCGCCTTCCGCACGGCCCTTGCCGTTGGAAGTCATAGAGTCAGTTGCGTACTGCAGCACAAATTTGTTAAAGCCCTTCAGCATGCTCTGGGTATGTTCAGCAGTGAACATCCAGCCGTCTTTAGACGCGCCAGGCTGCAGGTAGTAATCATCAGGAATATTGGTGTGACCATAATCAACACCGAACTCCAGCGTACCGCCTTCGTTGACCTGCATCTGTGCTAAACGGACGTCGAAGACATCGTTCGGTACCAGGTTGTCATAAATACGGTTACCCAGCGCGTCACGATCCGCGAAGGTCGCTGAGCCGCCCGCTTCAGAAGAACGGGTTGCGGCCAGAGAGAGCTTACCGAAGCCCAGGTCGATGTTTTCGATACCCGCACCAGGACCTGAAATATCCCAGTAGTAGAAGTCGATCATGTGAACGTCATGACGCTGATAGAAGCGCTTACCGGCCCAGATGGTGGAACCTGGCAGTGCTTCAATGAGGTTTTTACCCTGCACGTTAGCTTCACGGAAGGCCGGGCTGGTGGATTCCCAGTCGTTCTGCTGAGAAACGGAATACGCGACGTTGGTGTCGAAGTAGAAGCTCTTATCGCCCTCTTTCCACACTTCCTGGCCCAGTTTCAGTTCAGCGTAGGTCTCACATTCGTTACCGAGACGGTATTTACTTTGAGCACCTGTTGCCTGGAAGCATTGCTGCTCACCGCCACTCCCGGTCCAGCCAATGCCGGAACGAGCATAACCTTTAAAGTCCACGGCGCCTGCCTGGGCAGACAGGATGCCTGCCGCAATGGCGATTGCCAGAGGGACTTGTTTGCGCAGAGTAATCATCATTCTATCTCCTGAGATCATTGCTTTTCTTTGAACACTTCACCTGTCGGTTTCGTGTCTTCTTTTGGGATTGCTTAAACGCCTGGCTCTTTATGCAACCGACGACATGCAGTGCCATCCTCACGGAACAGATGGCAACGCTCTGGCGGCAAACCGATAGCGAATGTGGCACCCTCTTCTACCAACACCACGTCATTCTGGCGGTAGACCAGGTTCTGACGGATGGCGGGGATCTGGATATGAATCTGTGTTTCGTGACCAAGCTGTTCGACGACCTGAACGTCACCTTCCAGAGTTACATCAGCGATGTGGCTCGGCAGCAGGTGCTCAGGACGAATACCGAGGGACATGTTTGCCCCGACCTGTACGTTGGCGCTGTCGACCGGCAGCCAGACCTGCTGGCGGTTTGGCAGCTCCACCTGTACCTGTTCAATGGCTGTCGCGGTCACTTTGACGGGCAGGAAGTTCATCTTTGGCGAGCCAATAAAGCCCGCAACAAAGCGGTCTGCCGGGTAGTGGTACAGCTCCAGCGGTTTACCCACCTGCGCCACGCGGCCGGCATCCAGCACCACGATTTTGTCGGCGAGGGTCATCGCTTCCACCTGATCGTGGGTGACGTAAATCATCGTGCGGCCAAGACGCTTGTGCAGACGGGAGATTTCAATACGCATCTGGACACGCAGGGCGGCATCCAGGTTAGAGAGAGGTTCATCGAGCAGGAACACGCGCGGTTCGGCCACCAGCGTACGGCCAATCGCCACACGCTGACGCTGACCACCGGAAAGCGCTTTTGGTTTACGCTCCAGCAGGTGGGCCAGCTGTAACACTTCCGCCACCTGCGTCACGCGCTGGTTAATGACTTCTTTCTTCGCGCCGGCCAGCTTCAGGCCAAAGGACATATTTTCGGCAACGGAAAGGTGTGGATAGAGTGCATAAGACTGGAACACCATACCGACGCCACGTTCGGCGGGCGGGATGTCGTTCATTCGTGTATCACCAATCAGCAGATCGCCGCTGGTGATGGTTTCAAGACCGGCAATCATACGCAGCAGAGTAGATTTACCACAGCCTGATGGACCAACAAACACCACGAATTCGCCTTCGTTGATGTCCAGATTGATGTCTTTCGACACCACAACGTCACCCCAGGCTTTCGTTACATTACGCAGCTGTACGCTCGCCATGCCCTTCTCCCTTCGTTACAACCTGTCACCGACAGAAACATTCAAGATAAGTTCACTATGGGGTATCCATTACTTTCCCGAATCCTCCACCCCCCGCCTTTTTTATGGGGGAGGAGGCGGGAGGATGAGGGAGCAGGCTCTGCGACCGCCGCGGGAGGGCTGAGGCAAAATTCGTGAAGCCGCCTGCAAAATTCGGTGGGTTTTTATGTGCGCCAGCACTCATAACTTAAATTTATGCAACGGAGATCACACAAACGGGGGGTGGGGCGTAGGGGTTGGGAGGATGGAAAGAGGATGTCAAATAAGGAGACTGAGTCACGTTGAACCACCTTATGTATCCACGAGCACATCACCAAAAAGGATGGCAGATATGAATATCAAGACTGGCGCACGCCTTTTCGCATTGTCCGCCCTTGCAGCAATGATGGTTTCCGCCCCAGCGCTCGCCAAAATTGAAGAAGGCAAGCTGGTTATCTGGATTAACGGCGACAAGGGCTATAACGGCCTGGCCGAAGTGGGCAAAAAATTCGAAAAAGATACCGGCATCAAAGTTACCGTAGAACACCCGGACAAGCTGGAAGAGAAGTTCCCGCAGGTTGCAGCAACCGGCGACGGCCCGGACATCATCTTCTGGGCGCATGACCGTTTCGGGGGTTACGCGCAGTCTGGCCTGCTGGCAGAAGTGACGCCAGATAAAGCCTTCCAGGACAAGCTGTTCCCGTTCACCTGGGATGCCGTTCGCTATAACGGCAAGCTGATCGCTTACCCAATCGCGGTTGAAGCCCTGTCTCTGATTTACAACAAAGACCTGGTACCAAACCCACCGAAAACCTGGGAAGAGATCCCGAAACTGGATAAAGAGCTGAAGGCGAAAGGTAAATCCGCCCTGATGTTCAACCTGCAAGAGCCGTACTTCACCTGGCCGCTCATTGCTGCCGACGGCGGTTACGCGTTCAAGTTTGAAAACGGCAAATATGACGTGAAAGACGTGGGTGTGGACAACGCTGGCGCGAAAGCGGGTCTGACCTTCCTGGTGGATCTGATCAAGAACAAACACATGAACGCGGATACCGACTACTCCATCGCGGAAGCGGCGTTCAACAAAGGCGAAACCGCGATGACCATCAACGGTCCGTGGGCCTGGACCAACATCGACAAGAGCAAAGTCAACTACGGCGTAGCGCTGCTGCCAACCTTCAAAGGCAAGCCGTCTAAACCGTTCGTTGGCGTGCTGAGCGCAGGCATCAACGCCGCCAGCCCGAACAAAGAGCTGGCGAAAGAGTTCCTGGAAAACTACCTGCTGACCGATCAGGGTCTGGATGAAGTGAACAAGGACAAACCGCTGGGCGCCGTCGCGCTGAAATCCTTCCAGGATCAGCTGGCGAAAGACCCACGTATCGCGGCCACCATGGATAACGCCCAGAAAGGCGAAATCATGCCGAACATCCCACAGATGGCTGCGTTCTGGTACGCCACGCGTACCGCGGTCATCAACGCTGCAAGCGGTCGTCAGACTGTCGATGCCGCGCTGAAAGATGCTCAGGGTCGTATTACTAAGTAATGACGTAGTCCCCTCTCCCTTTGGGAGAGGGTTAGGGTGAGGGTTGGCGCTATCCGCACGCCCTCACCCCGGCCCTCTCCCCCAGGAGAGGGAGAAAAGATCAAACGTTGTAGAGGAAAAACCCCATGGATGTCATTAAAAAGAAACGCTGGTGGCAAAGCGACGCGCTGAAGTGGTCAGCGATAGGTCTGCTGTGTCTGCTGGTGGGTTACCTTGTTGTTTTAATGTACGTACAAGGGGAATATCTGTTCGCCATCATGACGCTGATTTTAAGCTCTGCTGGCCTGTATATTTTCGCTAATCGTAAAGCCTATGCCTGGCGCTATGTCTACCCGGGCGTGGCCGGGATGGGGCTGTTTGTCCTGTTCCCGCTGATTTGTACCATCGCCATTGCGTTTACCAACTACAGCAGCACCAACCAGCTTGCGCAGGAACGCGCGCAGCAGGTCCTGCTGGATCGCTCCTATCAGGCAGGCAAGACCTTTAACTTCGGCCTGTATCCTGCCGGTAACGAGTGGAAGTTAGCGCTTACTGACGAAGCAAGCAGCAAATACTATGTCTCCGACGCGTTCAAATTTGGCGGCGAGCAGAAGCTGGCCTTAAAAGAGGCACAGGCCCTGCCGGAAGGTGAACGTGCCAACCTGCGCGTTATTACCCAGAACCGTCAGGCGCTGACCCAGCTCACCGCCGTGCTGCCAGACGAAAGCAAAGTGACCATGAGCTCGCTGCGCCAGTTCTCCGGCACGCAGCCACTCTATACCCTGGCGGACGACGGCACGCTGACCAACAACCAGAGCGGCGTGAAATATCGTCCGAATAACGACATCGGTTTCTATCAGTCCATTACTGCCGACGGCAAATGGGGTGATGACAAGCTCAGCCCTGGCTATACCGTCACCATCGGCTGGGACAACTTTACCCGCGTGTTTACCGACGAAGGCATTCAGAAACCGTTCTTCGCCATCTTCGTGTGGACGGTGGTCTTCTCGGTGCTGACGGTGATCCTGACCGTAGCCGTGGGCATGGTGCTGGCCTGTCTGGTCCAGTGGGAATCCCTGAAAGGCAAAGCGATTTACCGCGTGCTGCTGATCCTGCCGTATGCCGTACCGTCGTTTATCTCGATTCTAATTTTCAAAGGGCTGTTTAACCAGAGCTTCGGTGAAATCAACATGATGCTGAGCGCCCTGTTCGGTATCAAACCGGCCTGGTTCAGCGACCCGACCACCGCCCGCTCGATGATTATCATCGTGAACACCTGGCTCGGTTATCCGTACATGATGATCCTGTGCATGGGCCTGCTGAAGGCTATCCCGGACGATCTGTACGAAGCCTCGGCGATGGACGGCGCGGGCCCGTTCCAGAACTTCTTCAGGATTACGCTGCCGCTGCTCATTAAGCCGCTGACGCCGCTGATGATTGCCAGCTTCGCCTTTAACTTTAACAACTTCGTGCTGATTCAGCTGTTGACCAACGGCGGCCCGGACCGCCTTGGCACCACGACGCCAGCAGGCTATACCGACCTGCTCGTGAGCTACACCTACCGTATCGCCTTCGAAGGCGGCGGCGGCCAGGACTTCGGTCTGGCGGCAGCAATTGCCACCCTGATCTTCCTGCTGGTGGGCGCTCTGGCGATTGTGAACCTGAAAGCCACACGTATGAAATTTGACTAAGGAGGGCATCGATCATGGCAATGGTACAACCCAAATCTCAGAAGTTGCGCCTCCTGGCGACGCACTTAGGCCTGCTGATTTTCATCGCGGCGATCATGTTCCCGCTGCTGATGGTTATCGCCATCTCCCTGCGTTCGGGTAACTTCGCCACCGGGAGCCTGATCCCGGACGAAATCTCCTGGGAGCACTGGAAGCTCGCGCTGGGCTTCAGCGTGGAACATGCGGATGGCCGCGTTACGCCGCCGCCGTTCCCGGTGCTGCTGTGGCTGTGGAACTCGGTGAAAATTGCAGGCATTACCGCCATTGGTATCGTGGCGCTTTCCACCACCTGCGCCTACGCCTTCGCCCGCATGCGTTTCCCGGGCAAAGCGACGCTGCTGAAAGGGATGCTGATTTTCCAGATGTTCCCGGCCGTGCTGTCGCTGGTGGCGTTGTATGCCTTGTTTGACCGTCTGGGCCAGTACGTACCCTTTATCGGCCTGAACACTCACGGCGGCGTGATCTTCGCCTATCTTGGCGGTATCGCACTGCATGTCTGGACTATCAAAGGCTACTTCGAAACCATCGACGGCTCGCTGGAAGAAGCGGCCGCGCTGGATGGCGCAACCCCGTGGCAGGCGTTCCGCCTGGTGCTGCTGCCGCTGTCGGTGCCAATTCTGGCGGTAGTATTTATCCTGTCGTTTATCGCTGCGATCACCGAAGTACCGGTTGCCTCACTGTTACTGCGTGATGTGAACAGCTACACCCTGGCCGTAGGTATGCAGCAATACCTCAACCCGCAAAACTACCTGTGGGGCGACTTTGCCGCGGCGGCCGTGCTTTCCGCCATCCCGATTACCGTGGTGTTCCTGCTGGCGCAGCGCTGGCTGGTCAACGGCCTGACGGCGGGCGGTGTGAAAGGTTAAGTTTCATTTTGTTATGCCACTGCAACCCTCAACTTTAGACGTATTGTATTGACCCAACTTGTGACTGTTGTTAGGCGGCCTCCGGGCCGCCATTTTTTTATTCGCGTTTCAGCCGCTTCGAGTTGCACAGCCAGAGGGTGATCACCAGCAGCAGGATCGCCGCCGAGTAGATCAGCACATCGAGCGGGGATTTATGATCGACGATGATCAGCCGCACAATCGCGGTGATCCCAATGTAGACAAAATAACGCAGCGGGAAGTGAAAGCCGGACTGAAAGTACTTCACAATCAGGGCAATAAATTCAAAGTAGAGAAAGTAGACCACCAGGCCTTCCACCAGCGCATATTTGCTGGTTTGTTCAGGGGCGAACAGTACATCCGCCAGATGCACCGTCTCTTTGCCGAGAAAGACGACCAGTATCAGGCCAAGGCTCAACAGACCGAGGTTCAGCACGGTCTGGAGGATAGTTGAGATAAACTCAACGCGCGGGCGAGTCAGGGATGTCATACAGCACCTCATTCTCCAGGGCGAGGTTCCTGTATAACGCAAAAATGTGACGGGGATCTATATTTTTTAATTATGTTTTATGTAGGAAGAAAACCGATGGAGCGTAAACAAACCGGGGTTCGCAACGTGAGCTGTGGCGACAATGTGATCGTATATGAACCTGCTAACCTTTACGACTGTGTGCTGGGCAATGGCGTATTCGTCGGCCCGTTTGTTGAAATCCAGGGCAATACGCGCATCGGTGACGACTGCAAAATCCAGTCGCACACCTTCATCTG encodes the following:
- the malM gene encoding maltose operon protein MalM, whose amino-acid sequence is MKMKKSLVALCLSAGLMACVPAVSFADVNFVPQNTSAAPAIPAAALQQLTWTPVDQSKTQSTQLSTGGQQLNVPGITGPVAAYSVPANIGELTLTLTSEVNKQTSVFAPNVLILDQNLTPSAFFPSEYFSYQEPGVMSADRLEGKMRLTPALGQQKIYVLVFTTEKDLQQTTKLIDPAKAYAKGTGNSVPDIPDPLARHVTDGLLKLKVSTNNASSVLVGPLFGSSGTGPVTVGNTAAPAYTAPAATAAAPVATAAPAPAKKAEPVLNDTEEYFNNAIKQAVKRGDVDKALKLLDEAERLGSTTARSTFISSVKGKG
- a CDS encoding DUF1145 family protein, whose product is MPVLINLGRLLMLGVWAFLILNLVHPFPRPMNIFVNVALIFTSFMHALQMVMLKNGLPKDGPQMTGWQQLRVFIFGVFELLVWMKKFKAQVKK
- a CDS encoding lysoplasmalogenase, translating into MLWSFIAVCFSAWLYVDASYRGPTWQRWLFKPVTLLLLLLLAWQAPMFNAVSYLVLAGLCASLIGDALTLLPRQRLLYAVGAFFLSHLLYTIYFASQMTLSFFWPLPLVLLVIGALLIAVIWSRLEEMRLPVCTFIAMTLVMVWLAGELWFFRPTAPAMSAFFGAALLLIGNVVWLGSHYRRRFRADNAIASACYFAGHFLIVRSLYI
- the zntA gene encoding Zn(II)/Cd(II)/Pb(II) translocating P-type ATPase ZntA; translation: MSTPEIPKKVPQFSALKLSPAPSKDDCCCEGACETPTQPLPESGNRFSWVVNGMDCAACARKVENAVKQVPGVSHVQVLFATEKLLVSADNDVSKQVEAAVSKAGYTLRSETAPVEKASSLKENLPLITLIIMMALSWGLEQINHPFGNLAFIATTLVGLFPIARQALRLMKSGSWFAIETLMSVAAIGAMFIGATAEAAMVLLLFLIGERLEGWAASRARKGVSALMALKPETATRVINGTRETVAINTLRPGDVIEVAAGGRLPADGALLTATASFDESALTGESIPVERAAGEKVPAGATSVDRLVQLTVLSEPGDSAIDRILKLIEEAEERRAPVERFIDRFSRIYTPAIMLVALLVTVVPPLFFGAPWEGWIYKGLTLLLIGCPCALVISTPAAITSGLAAAARRGALIKGGAALEQLSQVQHIAFDKTGTLTVGKPQVIGVYPQETSEDELLTLAAAVEQGSTHPLAQAIVREAQSRGLNIPPATAQRALVGSGIEATVDGKKVLIVAAGKSSSPEVEALEQTGQTVVTVLQDGVAKGMLALRDTLRDDAKEAVAALHKLGVQGVILTGDNPRAAAAIAGELGLEFKAGLLPADKVSAVTELNARGPLAMVGDGINDAPAMKASTIGIAMGSGTDVALETADAALTHNRLTGLAQMISLARATRANIRQNIGIALGLKGIFLVTTLLGMTGLWLAVLADTGATVLVTANALRLLRRR
- the ubiC gene encoding chorismate lyase encodes the protein MSHPALTQLRALRYFDQIPALDPQQLDWLLLEDSMTKRFEQQGKTVTVTLIQEGFVSGDEIASELPLLPQEPRYWLREILLCADGEPWLAGRTVVPESTLSGPELALQRLGKTPLGRYLFTSSELTRDFIEIGRDAELWGRRSRLRLSGKPLILTELFLPASPLY
- the ubiA gene encoding 4-hydroxybenzoate octaprenyltransferase, translating into MEWSLTQNKLLAYHRLMRTDKPIGALLLLWPTLWALWLATPGVPPLWILAVFVAGVWLMRAAGCVVNDYADRKFDGHVKRTAGRPLPSGQVSGKEARVLFIVLVLLSFLLVLTLNTMTILLSVAALALAWVYPFMKRYTHLPQVVLGAAFGWSIPMAFAAVSESLPLSCWLMFLANILWAVAYDTQYAMVDRDDDLKIGIKSTAILFGRQDKLIIGILQVAVLALMVAIGRLNGLNWEFYWSVLVAGLLFAYQQKLIAKRERDACFKAFMNNNYVGLVLFLGLAMSYFL
- a CDS encoding DUF2500 domain-containing protein, whose product is MSKMPLFFIIVVAIIVIAASFRFVQQRREKADNDAAPLMQKRVEVTNKREKPLNDRRSRQQQVTPAGTAMRYEASFKPETGGLEMTFRLEAQQYHQLTVGDKGTLSYKGTRFEGFRTE